A genomic stretch from Styela clava chromosome 5, kaStyClav1.hap1.2, whole genome shotgun sequence includes:
- the LOC120344944 gene encoding spliceosome RNA helicase DDX39B isoform X2, which produces MADADQDLLDYEEEENETTTETTQDKKEQKKDVKGTYVSIHSSGFRDFLLKPELLRAIVDCGFEHPSEVQNECIPQAVLGMDVVCQAKSGMGKTAVFVLATLQQLEPVDGQVSVLVMCHTRELAFQISKEYERFSKYMPTIKVGVFFGGLPITKDQSTLSSNCPHIVVGTPGRLLALIRSKSLSLKNIKHFILDECDKMLEQLDMRRDVQDIFRLTPHEKQVMMFSATLSKEIRPVCKKFMQDPMEVYVDDEAKLTLHGLRQHYVKLRDNEKNRKLFDLLDALEFNQVVIFVKSVQRCIALAQLLKDQNFPAIDIHRAMNQEERLTRYQLFKNFQKRILVATNLFGRGMDIERVNIVFNYDMPEDSDTYLHRVARAGRFGTKGLAITFVSDETDAKTLNDVQDRFEVNVTELPDEIDISAYIEGR; this is translated from the exons atgGCCGACGCTGATCAAGATTTGTTAGATTACGAAGAGGAAGAAAATGAAACTACTACTGAAACTACACAAGATAAAAAAGAACAGAAAAAAGATGTGAAGGGAACATATGTTTCCATACACAGTTCTGGTTTCAGAGATTTTCTTCTCAAACCAGAACTCCTTAGGGCGATTGTGGATTGTGGTTTTGAACATCCGTCAGAAG TTCAGAATGAATGCATTCCGCAGGCAGTCTTGGGAATGGATGTCGTTTGCCAGGCAAAATCTGGCATGGGAAAGACTGCTGTCTTTGTACTGGCGACATTGCAACAGTTGGAACCAGTTGATGGCCAG GTTTCAGTTTTGGTTATGTGTCACACAAGAGAATTGGCTTTCCAGATCAGTAAAGAGTATGAACGGTTTTCAAAATACATGCCAACAATCAAG GTTGGAGTATTTTTCGGAGGACTTCCAATCACCAAAGATCAGTCGACGCTTAGCAGCAATTGCCCGCACATTGTGGTTGGCACACCAGGTCGACTGCTTGCGCTCATCAGAAGCAAATCTTTGTCACtcaaaaatatcaaacattTCATTTTGGATGAATGTGACAAAATGCTCGAACAACTAG aTATGCGTCGTGATGTGCAAGATATATTCAGACTGACTCCACACGAAAAGCAAGTTATGATGTTCAGTGCCACCCTGAGCAAAGAAATTCGTCCAGTCTGCAAAAAGTTTATGCAAGAT CCAATGGAAGTATATGTGGACGATGAAGCAAAACTCACCCTACATGGTCTAAGGCAGCACTATGTTAAATTGAGGGATAATGAAAAGAACCGCAAACTTTTTGATCTATTGGATGCGCTTGAGTTTAACCAG GTTGTCATTTTTGTCAAATCTGTCCAAAGGTGCATTGCTCTTGCTCAACTACTGAAGGATCAAAACTTCCCAGCAATTGATATACATAGAGCGATGAATCAAGAAGAGCGTCTTACTCGTTACCAACTTTTCAAG AACTTTCAGAAACGTATCTTGGTTGCAACCAATTTATTCGGACGTGGTATGGATATTGAGAGAGTCAACATTGTTTTTAACTATGATATGCCAGAGGATTCAGACACTTATTTGCACAGG GTGGCTCGTGCTGGTCGTTTTGGCACCAAAGGTTTGGCAATCACATTTGTATCTGATGAGACTGATGCCAAAACCCTGAATGATGTACAAGACAGATTTGAAGTGAATGTGACTGAACTGCCAGATGAAATCGATATCTCCGCCTACA TTGAAGGACGCTGA
- the LOC120344749 gene encoding transmembrane protein 50A-like, whose protein sequence is MSGILDNFQCPSCECCELGEKRNLVASIAAGALFFTGWWIIIDAAAFYDATEMDHAVHACGAVGTVAFFMINSISNGHIRGDTYNEGCFGTLAGRIWLLNGFLLGFGALISSMWILFGVYVVPGAANPYPGIAVFLQNALIFFATMLFKFGRTEDLWD, encoded by the coding sequence ATGTCTGGCATATTAGACAACTTTCAATGTCCAAGTTGCGAATGTTGTGAATTGGGAGAAAAGCGAAATTTAGTGGCCTCTATAGCTGCTGGAGCTCTATTTTTCACTGGTTGGTGGATCATTATTGATGCTGCCGCTTTCTATGATGCAACCGAGATGGATCATGCAGTACATGCATGTGGTGCAGTTGGAACTGTTGCTTTTTTCATGATAAATTCAATTTCCAATGGACATATTCGTGGAGATACATACAATGAAGGATGTTTTGGTACACTAGCAGGAAGAATATGGTTGCTTAATGGTTTTCTTCTTGGATTTGGGGCACTCATTTCTTCTATGTGGATTCTTTTTGGAGTGTATGTTGTTCCAGGTGCAGCTAATCCTTACCCAGGTATTGCAGTTTTTCTTCAGaatgctttaattttttttgcaaccatGCTTTTCAAATTTGGACGAACAGAAGATCTTTGGGATTAG
- the LOC120344944 gene encoding spliceosome RNA helicase DDX39B isoform X1 — protein sequence MADADQDLLDYEEEENETTTETTQDKKEQKKDVKGTYVSIHSSGFRDFLLKPELLRAIVDCGFEHPSEVQNECIPQAVLGMDVVCQAKSGMGKTAVFVLATLQQLEPVDGQVSVLVMCHTRELAFQISKEYERFSKYMPTIKVGVFFGGLPITKDQSTLSSNCPHIVVGTPGRLLALIRSKSLSLKNIKHFILDECDKMLEQLDMRRDVQDIFRLTPHEKQVMMFSATLSKEIRPVCKKFMQDPMEVYVDDEAKLTLHGLRQHYVKLRDNEKNRKLFDLLDALEFNQVVIFVKSVQRCIALAQLLKDQNFPAIDIHRAMNQEERLTRYQLFKNFQKRILVATNLFGRGMDIERVNIVFNYDMPEDSDTYLHRVARAGRFGTKGLAITFVSDETDAKTLNDVQDRFEVNVTELPDEIDISAYSECLQ from the exons atgGCCGACGCTGATCAAGATTTGTTAGATTACGAAGAGGAAGAAAATGAAACTACTACTGAAACTACACAAGATAAAAAAGAACAGAAAAAAGATGTGAAGGGAACATATGTTTCCATACACAGTTCTGGTTTCAGAGATTTTCTTCTCAAACCAGAACTCCTTAGGGCGATTGTGGATTGTGGTTTTGAACATCCGTCAGAAG TTCAGAATGAATGCATTCCGCAGGCAGTCTTGGGAATGGATGTCGTTTGCCAGGCAAAATCTGGCATGGGAAAGACTGCTGTCTTTGTACTGGCGACATTGCAACAGTTGGAACCAGTTGATGGCCAG GTTTCAGTTTTGGTTATGTGTCACACAAGAGAATTGGCTTTCCAGATCAGTAAAGAGTATGAACGGTTTTCAAAATACATGCCAACAATCAAG GTTGGAGTATTTTTCGGAGGACTTCCAATCACCAAAGATCAGTCGACGCTTAGCAGCAATTGCCCGCACATTGTGGTTGGCACACCAGGTCGACTGCTTGCGCTCATCAGAAGCAAATCTTTGTCACtcaaaaatatcaaacattTCATTTTGGATGAATGTGACAAAATGCTCGAACAACTAG aTATGCGTCGTGATGTGCAAGATATATTCAGACTGACTCCACACGAAAAGCAAGTTATGATGTTCAGTGCCACCCTGAGCAAAGAAATTCGTCCAGTCTGCAAAAAGTTTATGCAAGAT CCAATGGAAGTATATGTGGACGATGAAGCAAAACTCACCCTACATGGTCTAAGGCAGCACTATGTTAAATTGAGGGATAATGAAAAGAACCGCAAACTTTTTGATCTATTGGATGCGCTTGAGTTTAACCAG GTTGTCATTTTTGTCAAATCTGTCCAAAGGTGCATTGCTCTTGCTCAACTACTGAAGGATCAAAACTTCCCAGCAATTGATATACATAGAGCGATGAATCAAGAAGAGCGTCTTACTCGTTACCAACTTTTCAAG AACTTTCAGAAACGTATCTTGGTTGCAACCAATTTATTCGGACGTGGTATGGATATTGAGAGAGTCAACATTGTTTTTAACTATGATATGCCAGAGGATTCAGACACTTATTTGCACAGG GTGGCTCGTGCTGGTCGTTTTGGCACCAAAGGTTTGGCAATCACATTTGTATCTGATGAGACTGATGCCAAAACCCTGAATGATGTACAAGACAGATTTGAAGTGAATGTGACTGAACTGCCAGATGAAATCGATATCTCCGCCTACAGTGAGTGTTTACAATAA